TCCAAAAATTACGTCGACGTTGTAAGATTTGAGCGAAAGACTTTACCTGTATACAGTGCCGGAGATTACGATTCCCAGAACAACATGATAAATCGTATTTCCCACTTTGCCGGGTAGCAGCAGTAGAAGGCTCTCAATGATGTGATTCAACGTAATCCCGGTCAACATGGAACTGTATAATAGCGCTGGGAAGTAATGATGAAAGTACAGCACCCTGGTCATCGCCCAGAAAGGCGCGTAATGCAGTATCCATCCGAGGAAGAGCCACTTGCCGGCGTGCGTTATCTTTCTTCGCTGCTCCATCATGACGGCATCATCGATACAGCCCCGTTGTTCGCGCACGGAAGCGTGAACGTAAagaattatgaatattacGAGGAATACTATGTTTCCCCACCAAATGATGGGATTGCCGAGTAAATATATCCTTTGATTATTCCCGGAGAAGAATTGTCCCTGCAGAGAAAGACAGTGGTTTCTTTCAGGATTTGCCCCGTCAACCCGCCATAGCAATGACATTACTTTAGCGAATAATAGTGTAAAAATTGATCGTTTACCCTGTAGTTTATAGGCCACTGCCACGGTCGCGAGGACACCTCTCcttcttttacttttagatCTGAATTGCCTTGCAACATCACGGCATGTGACTCCAAGAATCTGTCGAGGAATCCTGGCGCGTATACTCGGAAACTGACGTTTGGTACTAATAAAAATGGACAGTGTTATAATCGCCTTAATTGTTATCGATAAATTCAACGGTTTATGTCGCTCACTTACATTTGGCGTATTGATTATCCTCGATGTTCCATAACCCATTTTTATCTCTCATGTTAGGGTTGCAGGAAACCTCTTGTTGACTGTACCCCctacacaaattaaaaatttatcgtacAATGGAAAGTTGGTTTTACGCGAGCTacgaaagaattaaatttatgtaatttctaTCGATACTAACCATTTCGGCAATGTTTTGCCGCTGCACGTTAGCACGCAATGATGAAGGTAATGCACAAACTTTAATTTACTTGTCACTGTCTCCACCACGTCACCATCTCTTCCATTCgttatcaatattttccaaacgTCGTTAGCATCGCCCGTACCATTCtgatgaacaaaaaaaaaacatttcatgaaaaaattaacgcCAGTCAGAATCACGTTGAAATCACCTTACCTCTCCGTACCCAGTGACTTGGTAGTGCTTCTTCGATATCGGCGCGATCTCTTTGTGTGAATGTAAATTCCGTCTCGTCGTAATGTGCTCCAGACGCACGAGGTCGCCGTGTTTAACTAATTCCGGCTCTGGCGGTATGACGTCTGTGTCGAATTTCTTCACCAGCCATAGATTGTTATCATCCTTGTGAGAATAGGTCGTAATCTGTAATACGTCAGAtacgttaattaacaatagaGGAACTTCGTTTTACTCATTATTGCCCACTATTGTCGCCCACTCAAATCATTATTCTACTGTTATACGTATTTcccgttttttttctcgattaaaataaaatatgcatcaCATCATTTATTTCGATATAGCTGACATCAATTTATCAATCTATGCATTCTGTCTAAAttcactttatatttatattttactccaTAATTCTAtcttgtgttaaatataagtattcgTATGTATAACAACCTGTTGCTGCCTAGCGCCAACTCCCTCGGGGTATAAATGCCAGTGGGAATGCAAGTAACCACCGCCTGTGCGATGATTTTTTAATGTGACAGTGGCACCATACGCCAATTGTCGCGGCATCGTCGcgttatataaagaatttccGCGTAATAACGATTGAAACTCGGAACTGTAGAAGCCGTCGCCACTTCCGCTAAGTAAAACATAACATccatttgtaaattaaatattagcaGAAGATATTTGACATTAATAAGAAtaagctattaaaaaaatgcatatccTATATGTGTCAATGCAATAATTCTTACCTCTTATTTAAAACGGAaagatgaatataaaaaaatagcatgTAAAGTAAAACCGGTAATAAGATGAGGCAAAAGCACCTTGCTAACAAATGTTTCCCCACATAAGActgtaaaaaacaaaatcgaAATCGTCCTTTCGAAATTCAATTGTCCATTCGGTCTcttactaattattaaattaatagcatCACAAACTCGTTAACTGGTTCGTTAATCACTAACATTAatgtcaattaataaaaatgcgaaattTGCACTACTCGCAACGTTAAAAGTCTCGATATCAagttcttattattaaattactcaCAATAGGCTTGGACAGATCACCCAATTCTCGCCAGAGCTCGTACGCGGTGTAAAGACCCACGAGTAAAACGACAAAGAGCCCGACAAATTTCACGCTAATCGTACATGCAAGCGAGGCTCCGGTGAACGACAACCAGGACCACCAGGGTCGCGTGAATGGACGATCTCGGAGTGACGATACACGTGCCATGCCCCACGTCGCACACATCATAAAACATAACAATATGGGATCCAGTAGAATATATTGATTCAACGTCAACAATCCTACATCTGCAACATGAAAAACGAGTCGTTTCGTTaatcttcaaaaaatttagGATTATctataatcataaaaatgttttaattaccGCACAAAATGAGGAAGGCAGCAAGCGTAGAGGCGCGAATCGACTTGGTAAGATCCCATACAATAAGATACGACAGAGGGACAGTGGTTGCGCCCAAAATTGTACAGAACTAAGAcgggaaatatttttgattaactttttgcaactttaatgACATCattcaattttgtaaattctttGATAGGTCtcgttttttcaattttaattaaaaaagagctCGATTAACTTACAATTCTCATGCCGATGTAATTGACATTCTCGAATTTATCCCCTGGTTTTTCAAAAGCAAACGTCCCATCATAGCCGGTCATATATCCGGACAAAGCAATGAGCATCTAAAACAGaccataaaatatttttaagtctcATGACTCATGACAGTTGAGTTTTCTACCTAGATAGAATTCTCTCTCTGAGAAACCTACCTTTCCCAAAGGTGGATGCACGTCAAAGAAGAACGTCCTGTTTATGTACCAACTGCCCATTTTGCCGAAATGTGTTTCGTCCCAACTAAAAGCCAACAATTTCTGAGAACTTCCCCTTTAAAGAAAGTTAACAAagcttaaataatattgataggATCTTTGATCCTA
This sequence is a window from Temnothorax longispinosus isolate EJ_2023e chromosome 11, Tlon_JGU_v1, whole genome shotgun sequence. Protein-coding genes within it:
- the Twisted gene encoding protein O-mannosyl-transferase 2; amino-acid sequence: MKSGTQETVCKSKNATASEANEKEESATDWWLLFGGITTFTLITRFYRVREPQHVCWDETHFGKMGSWYINRTFFFDVHPPLGKMLIALSGYMTGYDGTFAFEKPGDKFENVNYIGMRIFCTILGATTVPLSYLIVWDLTKSIRASTLAAFLILCDVGLLTLNQYILLDPILLCFMMCATWGMARVSSLRDRPFTRPWWSWLSFTGASLACTISVKFVGLFVVLLVGLYTAYELWRELGDLSKPISYVGKHLLARCFCLILLPVLLYMLFFYIHLSVLNKSGSGDGFYSSEFQSLLRGNSLYNATMPRQLAYGATVTLKNHRTGGGYLHSHWHLYPEGVGARQQQITTYSHKDDNNLWLVKKFDTDVIPPEPELVKHGDLVRLEHITTRRNLHSHKEIAPISKKHYQVTGYGENGTGDANDVWKILITNGRDGDVVETVTSKLKFVHYLHHCVLTCSGKTLPKWGYSQQEVSCNPNMRDKNGLWNIEDNQYAKLPNVSFRVYAPGFLDRFLESHAVMLQGNSDLKVKEGEVSSRPWQWPINYRGQFFSGNNQRIYLLGNPIIWWGNIVFLVIFIILYVHASVREQRGCIDDAVMMEQRRKITHAGKWLFLGWILHYAPFWAMTRVLYFHHYFPALLYSSMLTGITLNHIIESLLLLLPGKVGNTIYHVVLGIVISGTVYSFYLFSPLAYGMDGPSAMDPDSSMHSLRWMESWEF